A part of Rhopalosiphum maidis isolate BTI-1 chromosome 3, ASM367621v3, whole genome shotgun sequence genomic DNA contains:
- the LOC113559436 gene encoding farnesyl pyrophosphate synthase-like: MNKLLSTFTRTLNRPTAILLFRAATANRDNHFRSMSVVHSPPVSPVLIGTSINKDELGDFMAVFPDIVKDLTDNGLNLDVPDVNKWLEKLLHYNVPGGKNNRGLTLVLSFKMLSSPSDQTDENLKLSYILGWCVEILQAYQLVLDDIMDNAITRRGRPCWYRHNDNGLIAVNDGILLEQAIYQLLKKYFKDKPYYKHILELFYDVTMKSAMGQCLDMLTAKSFKSKKLEKYTMDNYTAIVKYKTAYYSFFLPVCLAMRMTNINDQDIFRQAKAILLEMGQFFQVQDDFLDCYGDPEVTGKIGTDIEDGKCSWLAVMALQKVNSEQKKIMEDNYGIDDPANVAIIKDLYEQLKLPNEFQLYEEESYKLINTRIQHLSQGLSQDMFLKFLKKIYKRTL; this comes from the exons ATGAACAAATTACTGAGTACGTTCACGAGAACCCTGAACCGGCCGACCGCTATTTTGCTATTCCGCGCGGCTACAGCGAATCGAGATAATCACTTTCG ATCTATGAGCGTGGTTCACTCACCGCCGGTGAGTCCAGTTTTAATTGGTACATCGATCAACAAGGACGAGCTTGGAGATTTCATGGCAGTATTTCCAGACATTGTCAAGGATCTGACGGACAACGGCCTTAACTTGGACGTTCCCGACGTTAATAAGTGGCTCGAAAAA CTGTTGCATTACAACGTACCCGGCGGTAAGAATAACCGAGGATTGACGTTGGTACTGTCATTCAAGATGTTATCTTCGCCGTCCGATCAAACCGatgaaaatcttaaattatccTATATACTAGGATGGTGTGTCGAAATT ttgcaAGCCTATCAATTAGTGTTGGATGATATAATGGATAATGCTATTACTAGACGAGGACGTCCGTGTTGGTATCGACATAACGATAATGGACTAATAGCAGTGAACGATGGAATTCTCCTCGAACAAGCCATTTAccaattacttaaaaaatacttcaagGATAAGccttattataaacacattcTAGAACTGTTCTATGac gtTACAATGAAATCTGCGATGGGTCAGTGTCTCGATATGTTAACTGCGAAGAGCTTCAAGtctaaaaaacttgaaaaatacaCCATGGACAATTATACAGCTATTGTGAAATATAAGACTGcgtattattcgttttttctTCCTGTGTGTCTTGCCATGCGCATG acAAACATCAATGACCAAGACATTTTTAGACAAGCAAAAGCCATATTGCTTGAAATGGGTCAATTCTTTCAAGTTcaa gatgACTTTTTAGACTGTTATGGAGATCCGGAGGTTACAGGAAAAATTGGTACGGACATAGAAGATGGAAAATGTTCGTGGTTGGCTGTAATGGCTTTACAAAAAGTCAATTCTgaacaaaagaaaattatggag gataATTACGGTATTGACGATCCAGCCAATGTTGCAATCATCAAAGATTTGTATGAACAGTTGAAATTGCCAAATGAGTTTCAACTCTACGAAGaagaaagttataaattaataaatactcgtATTCAACATTTATCACAAGGCTTGTCACAagacatgtttttaaaattcttgaaaaagaTTTACAAGAGaaccttataa
- the LOC113559435 gene encoding hydroxymethylglutaryl-CoA synthase 1-like, translating to MDHWPKDVGIRAIHVVIPSLYVDQTDLERYDRVSEGKYTVGLGQKQMGFCTDLEDVNSLCLTAVSQLMENNGLSYSDIGRLEVGTETIVDKSKSAKTVLMKLFEDTGNFQVEGIDTTNACYGGTAALFNALSWTESSAWDGRLALVVAADIAVYAEGGARPTGGAGAVAMLIGPDAALVVDRGLRGTYMNHTYDFYKPDLWSEYPVVDGKLSVECYLNALDRCYESYLSKCRDGDDDAVVRGLGRFDSFVFHAPYCKLVRKSLARLYANDFVNRRGGAEYESGWPGPELRERLRLRPAALFDRDVEKTFAERSGAVFADKTEPSLALASRVGNTYTASVYGGLASYLMSVPPERLAGKRIGVFSYGSGLASSMYSVRVVDNGLSVLIGNLKKGFDRLDQRTRLTPEQFADVLDVRQKCLHRAPYVPTGDRDRLFPGTWYLSRIDEMRRRYYERKE from the coding sequence ATGGACCATTGGCCAAAAGATGTCGGGATACGCGCTATCCACGTCGTCATACCGTCGTTGTACGTCGATCAAACCGATTTGGAACGATACGACCGAGTGTCCGAAGGAAAATACACCGTCGGTCTGGGCCAAAAGCAAATGGGATTCTGCACGGACCTCGAAGACGTGAACTCGCTGTGCCTGACGGCGGTCAGCCAGCTGATGGAGAACAACGGGCTCAGCTATTCGGACATAGGTCGGCTGGAGGTGGGCACCGAGACCATAGTGGACAAGTCGAAAAGCGCGAAAACCGTTTTGATGAAGCTGTTCGAGGACACCGGCAATTTCCAGGTGGAGGGTATCGACACGACCAACGCCTGTTACGGCGGCACGGCGGCCCTGTTCAACGCCCTGTCGTGGACGGAGTCGAGCGCGTGGGACGGCAGGCTGGCCTTGGTGGTGGCCGCCGACATCGCGGTGTACGCGGAGGGCGGCGCACGTCCGACGGGCGGCGCCGGCGCCGTGGCCATGTTGATCGGCCCGGACGCCGCGCTGGTGGTCGACCGGGGCCTGCGGGGCACGTACATGAACCACACGTACGATTTCTACAAGCCCGACCTGTGGTCCGAGTACCCGGTGGTGGACGGCAAGCTGTCCGTCGAGTGTTACCTGAACGCCCTGGACCGGTGCTACGAGTCGTACCTGAGCAAGTGCCGCGACGGCGATGACGACGCCGTCGTCCGCGGCCTCGGCCGGTTCGACTCGTTCGTGTTCCACGCGCCGTACTGCAAACTGGTGCGGAAATCACTGGCCCGGTTGTACGCCAACGATTTCGTCAACCGCCGCGGCGGCGCGGAGTACGAGAGCGGCTGGCCGGGGCCGGAACTGCGGGAGCGCCTGCGGCTGCGGCCGGCCGCGCTTTTCGACCGGGACGTCGAGAAGACGTTCGCGGAGCGCAGCGGCGCCGTTTTCGCGGACAAGACCGAACCGTCGCTGGCGCTGGCGTCGCGGGTCGGCAACACGTACACGGCGTCTGTGTACGGCGGACTGGCCTCGTACCTGATGTCGGTGCCGCCCGAACGGCTGGCCGGCAAGAGGATCGGCGTGTTCTCCTACGGGTCCGGTCTGGCGTCGTCCATGTACTCGGTCAGGGTGGTCGACAACGGTCTGTCCGTTCTGATCGGCAACCTGAAGAAGGGCTTCGACCGTCTGGACCAACGGACGCGCCTTACGCCCGAACAGTTCGCGGACGTGCTGGACGTCCGACAGAAGTGCCTGCACCGAGCGCCCTACGTGCCGACCGGCGACAGGGACCGGCTGTTCCCCGGCACGTGGTACCTGTCCCGTATCGACGAAATGCGCAGGCGGTACTACGAgagaaaagaataa
- the LOC113557919 gene encoding uncharacterized protein LOC113557919 — protein sequence MRAMGYFPSETELSNMLYEMFTRTNDSTTMAFEEFVILYLNYKPQLKIKCEELRVAFNELIQNDQFVNAYGENNILTRESFVHMMKNKGEKINPRELEIILNTLLKTTKDISSGLNHNADLIHLILPFTYTFEEMFSDLLGFQSTD from the exons ATGAGAGCAATGGGATATTTTCCTTCTGAAACAGAA TTGTCAAATATGCTATACGAAATGTTCACCAGAACAAACGATTCTACCACAATGGCATTCGAAgagtttgttattttgtatttgaattataagccacagttaaaaattaaatgtgaaGAACTTCGTGTGGCGTTCAAcgaattaatacaaaatgacCAATTTGTAAACGCTTACGGAGAAAACAATATACTGACTAGGGAATCGTTTGTACAcatgatgaaaaataaag GTGAAAAAATCAATCCTCGcgaattagaaattattttgaacacattactaaaaacaacaaaagacATATCGTCAGGTTTAAATCATAACGCCGACTTGATTCACTTGATTTTACCGTTC acATACACTTTTGAAGAAATGTTCTCAGATTTATTAGGATTCCAAAGCACAGACTGA